ttggtcaaacagaCTTTAGTCTACATTCATTGATAAAATTTTATCAAAATCTCTATAGGTACTAAGAAAAATTTTCCACAAGTTGCAAAATAGATCACATGCTGCTTTAGTTGTTACCTGTAAACCCCATGCCCCATAACCGATAAACGAAATAGGATAGCGCCAAATTGGCTTGGGAAGATCTGGCAGCAAACGGAAAAATCCAGCAGTCATCATCATGATTCCCTGTATAAAGCAATGCGAGAGTGTAATTACTTAGACAAGTTTGGTAGATAAAATAAGATGAGAAGTGTGTTAAGCAGTAGTTACTTACAAGCACACCAGCTCCTGTTATGATTCCCATTAAGAAGTTTGGAACAAGTGCAGCCACAATCATCATGCAGCTCTCAACAACAGCGATACAACCGAAAAGATTTAGGCAGAAAAAAACATAACGGAAGAATCTAGCCCGAAACACCATGTAATAGGTGATGGTCCCAGTGATGAGTGAAACTGCAactaagaatggaaatgatgagaGAAAGTTTGCCAAAACGAATGCTCCAACACCATAGTGCCCGTTCAGCCTTTCTTTCGTAAAAACCTGTAAACGAGATATAGTATCAGTCCTAAAATGCTCTAAAACTCACAACAAAAAGACTCAAAATTAGCTGTCATGTCTTGTACTTGCAAGTCAGATAAAATTTATCTTCAACTCAAAATTAGGAACATAAGTTATATTTGGAAAAACAATTTAGTCGAAGTTCAATTTATTTTTGAGAGTCAACAAATGGCCTAGGATAAGCAATTTAGGACTAGCTCCTTTCATTAAGAGTACTCTAGGTGTTTGTGTTAGGATACTTCACTGGTGTTCAGTATTAAAGATAGTAATAAACGGTTGTTTACCTTCATTTCTTCTATGAAGGATGGAAAGCCTCCAATGGACATGAAAGTCATGTAGCCCGTGACAAATCCACCACAAGCTCCCCGAGCCAATATTGCTGTGTAACTGGTGCCGACATCATAGAAGAGGGTACCAACTGCAATAGCTACAATGATATAAATTACTATGCGAGACCAATAATATCCCTTGTCTCTCGACATGTTTACAAATGATCTCCGTGTCAATGTCGAAAGTTGCTTTCCCCAACCAGCTTGACTTCCTTTTACTATTTCAATCTCAACTCCTTGCTGCAAGCAAAATGATGCATTATGGAGCCTCTAAATTGAACAATTTAGTGCATACTTCTTGTAGGAACTCTTTTCTTTGATACTTATCAACATTAGACAAATGCTCATTGTTTAAACAGCAAAAAGTTAGAAGAATGCTAATGTTTTGAGAATTTCAAACTATACTTGATGGAAGCTTGCCTGTCACCTTTTTCTATTAGCTATTGCAGCATGTCAACAACCAGAGTTGCTTTTCCATTTATGGGGAGCGGTCTTGATTCTAAACGAAACATTCAATATCACCTCACAAGTTAAGTAATTTAGATTTCAATAGTTTAGAAGAGAAAAGTAGCCAACATGAAAAGCAAATCACATCCAGAACAGAGAAATTTTGCACACAAATAACACTTATCAGATATGTGTAAGACAATTTTTCAGCATGTTTTGCACGATGATTTGACCAACATTTCCAAGGGTTTCCAGCACTTGAAGATTTTCATCCTACGGACTGACACTTGCGATAAACTTTTTATTCCTACAGCTACTGGAACTCTTCCCCGTGATACTTAAGAAGTTAACAGAATTGTAATTCTTTAGATGTATGTTAACTATATTTAGAGTCTCAAAATATACATGCTTGCTGGAAGCATTTCAGTGTAGAGCATTCAATGAGTTGTCTGTTAACAAATAAAATGGCTATGCGTTTTATTAGACAAGCAAATCAAAATACAGCACTCATTCTCACTTTGCAGGTTGTGTGGCATAAATTTCAGTTATCTCCGAGGTGTAAAAAGCAGTGAAACAAAGGGGGGGAAATCACATATGAAGAGTGGGAAAAGGAACTAACAGTGGCCAAGAGTTCTCGCATCCGTGACCTGGCCCTTGCTGCATATGCTGAGTGCTTATATTTGCTGGCAAGCGTTTCTTTTATTTCTGCGGTTGCCATGTTCATTAAATAGTCACTTTTATGTGTTTCCTGCATAACAACAACAAAGATTATCTCTTGAGCATCATAAGCTTTTGAGAAAAGTATAAACAACATATGATCCAAAACATGGAAGATAAATGACTGTTAGTATGAATTAGAAATTAAATGGTATCAAAGATAGAAGAGCAAGTAAAACTATACTGGCAAAAGTTCTGATTGTGACATGTAAAACCATATGTGGTCGTTTAGTAAGCGGACAAAATTATCCTGGTATTATAATCCCAGGATTATAAGcatgggactaatttatcccatctaaaaggtgagataaaataatcccaaggcTAATGGGATAAAGTGGGATATCCCATCTTTAAGTATGGGCttcattttatactttgtttagtagaaggtataaatttatcctgggataatTTTATACCTTAtatcaaacatggtacaaaattaaTCCCAAAATTAGTTCcgggatatcccaccttatacTGGGATAAAGATTTTCTATATGCCAACAGAAAAACTAGAAATCCATCACTTGAGTCCATAGGTTTTCAGTGTATGTGTATCTGGAATCATAGTTCTGAAGTAACACCTCGAGCACTTTTATCTTAAAATTTTCAATCTATATATTTTTGAGAACGCGGTAAACATATATTGAAGGCTTTGCCAGTGCTTCATGTCACAAATTCATTGGGAGAAATGCATCAACAAGTCTAAATCCTGACACTTAAAGGGAATCAATAGCCAGCTTCAATTTTGAAGTCAAAGCTGATATAGAAGACTGATTACAAATAACAAAAGACTAACAAGAGTGGTCATAACAGGAAACTGCATAGCTATAGTAGCAGTTGTTGAAGTGTGTGCTCATCTTATCTAAAATTAAAGCAGTCCGAAAGAACAGACCCCTTATCACTTAATTATGTTATGTCTCAACAGTCAACAGTAGTCATACCCGAAGTCTTTGTGAGCCTTTCAGTGTGGCTGTGACGACGTCAAAGTCCGAATTAACACAACGTAGGAAATGATCGGATGGATTTCTCCTACTTGGACATGGAAATCCCGATTCAGCAAAGAACTGAAAAATCAATAACAATGTGTAAATATTAAATTCAATCTCATCAGAAAGAACAATTCTAACAAAGAAAATAACAAGTTTCTAGAATGCAGATGCCAATTTGAAAGTAACATTTTCAATACGCTCGCCTTTATTAAGATAAAAGATCATACAAATTTTATTACGCGTCTTACCTGTACTGCCAATTTTGCTTCTCCAAAATATACAGCCTCTCCACCAGACAACAGAAAGAGGTCATCAAACAAGGCGAAAACTTCACTACTAGGCTGATGAATAGACGAGATAACCGTTCTTCCATCACGTGAAATATTTTTAAGAGCTTGAACAACAAAGAACGCTGAGGCACTGTCAAGACCGGTGGTAGGTTCATCAAGAAAAAGTATACGAGGTCGTACAAGGATTTCAAGAGCAATGCCCAGTCTCTTTTTCTCTCCACCACTTATTCCTCTTAATTGCCAATTTCCTACCAACCGATCAGCACAATCACCTAGCCC
The sequence above is a segment of the Lycium barbarum isolate Lr01 chromosome 6, ASM1917538v2, whole genome shotgun sequence genome. Coding sequences within it:
- the LOC132643606 gene encoding ABC transporter G family member 15-like, giving the protein MDGMEIEVTSGDIEKGVLHNQGVAYLVWEDLTVMLPNFGHGPTKKLLQGLSGYAEPGRIMAIMGPSGSGKSTLLDTLAGRLSTNVVMTGNILLNGKKRRLDYGVVAYVTQEDTLLGTLTPRETITYSAHLRLPTSMTKEEVNDIVEGTIMEMGLGDCADRLVGNWQLRGISGGEKKRLGIALEILVRPRILFLDEPTTGLDSASAFFVVQALKNISRDGRTVISSIHQPSSEVFALFDDLFLLSGGEAVYFGEAKLAVQFFAESGFPCPSRRNPSDHFLRCVNSDFDVVTATLKGSQRLRETHKSDYLMNMATAEIKETLASKYKHSAYAARARSRMRELLATQGVEIEIVKGSQAGWGKQLSTLTRRSFVNMSRDKGYYWSRIVIYIIVAIAVGTLFYDVGTSYTAILARGACGGFVTGYMTFMSIGGFPSFIEEMKVFTKERLNGHYGVGAFVLANFLSSFPFLVAVSLITGTITYYMVFRARFFRYVFFCLNLFGCIAVVESCMMIVAALVPNFLMGIITGAGVLGIMMMTAGFFRLLPDLPKPIWRYPISFIGYGAWGLQGSYKNDMIGLVFDPLIPGGDKLTGEYVITNMFKLSLDHSKWWDLLALYALIVMYRLLFFIILKLKEKATPFFRSMYAKRTMHQLKKRPSFRRKPSLSHSKRQHTLRSLSSQEGLSSPIP